One region of Solanum pennellii chromosome 6, SPENNV200 genomic DNA includes:
- the LOC107023922 gene encoding ELF3-like protein 2 isoform X1, which yields MKTEKEEERHMDPLFPRLHINDTDKGGPRAPPRNKMALCEQSSRSPQSFTSTSTPATMPMLPNSGNSISAPSSTLVGCNKRNYFLHNSSESSHLVEIPPFSSGGINFTMRHPDVPPLKSLNPQVLCLKGNLHATSQLNPIQRHSLSYYNSNPSANKLGRENDFCGPNFVTSGKPLYHGNIHKSADKEKMVITNSKPSLKFQSVFEKQYKDTDRMQLNCREHSGSQAGDPAKYQKREHCVKLPAPHLSTIETTVVHEAPNPGHSKLNISKSFVSSAPENRCGLVGDLNRCSDSNSESDEDSWILHKRKAAEDVTNAKHEDASTKRCASIMEGPSCSFLPHGNSHQSPKRAKSSSDCPEDQISGAPDVAGEDRSEGISEASSLNSRLVERMSSDNVIALIGQEIFWKTRRTIAHQQRIFAIQLFELHRLTQVQKMIARSPDIFFKDNFYLHQPSIKFSSLKNLACDDVLEPPVVEQKISTKPNNFELTTDNVYLPLRKDNDKKNIPQQSSQKLNVGTPTSRSFLSDPKLAPRSFQPPPGYQWLVPIRSPSEGLIYKPYTGPCPPPGGIIAPAYGSCRPVTLSPPIGGDFANVPYSVPTSHKQGAGIFPGPALFDPSCIQPYSMPMIKPSASSSAIEQMNPLSRIRSSEKENSPFMHEVNLVRPHQKSCNISCQKSAVMSDCDRIIQADRGSDMQGSTASSPPERVQRGALSLFPVTPTAKCSDQPVQDNDMEQQIQVIKVVPHNPKSASESAARIFRSIQEERKMNY from the exons ATGAAGACGGAAAAAGAGGAAGAGAGGCATATGGATCCTTTGTTTCCTAGATTACATATAAATGATACAGATAAAGGAGGTCCAAGAGCACCTCCTAGAAACAAAATGGCTCTTTGTGAACAGTCATCCAGATCGCCTCAAAGTTTCACCTCTACTTCTACTCCTGCAACCATGCCAATGCTACCTAATAGTGGAAACTCTATTTCTGCACCATCTTCTACTCTT GTTGGTTGCAACAAAAGGAATTATTTTCTCCACAATTCATCTGAGTCTTCTCATTTGGTTGAGATACCTCCCTTTTCTTCTGGAGGGATAAACTTTACTATGAGACATCCTGATGTTCCACCACTCAAGTCGCTAAATCCTCAAGTTTTATGTCTTAAAGGGAATTTGCATGCTACATCTCAGCTTAATCCCATTCAGCGACACAGTTTATCATACTATAATAGTAACCCTTCTGCCAATAAATTAGGAAGGGAAAATGATTTTTGTGGTCCAAATTTCGTCACATCAGGGAAACCTCTATATCATGGTAACATACATAAAAGTGCAGACAAGGAAAAAATGGTTATAACAAACTCCAAACCTTCTTTGAAATTTCAAAGCGTTTTCGAAAAGCAATATAAGGATACAGACAGGATGCAACTAAATTGCAGGGAACATAGTGGAAGTCAAGCTGGAGATCCAGCAAAGTACCAAAAGAGAGAACATTGTGTTAAACTACCTGCTCCTCATCTGTCAACTATAGAGACAACTGTGGTGCATGAAGCTCCAAATCCAGGACATAGCAAGCTAAATATTAGTAAATCATTTGTATCAAGTGCTCCAGAAAATAGATGTGGTCTAGTAGGTGACTTGAATAGATGTAGTGATTCCAATTCTGAATCTGATGAAGACTCTTGGATTTTACACAAAAGGAAGGCTGCAGAAGATGTTACTAATGCGAAGCATGAAGATGCCTCGACTAAGAGATGTGCTTCAATAATGGAAGGTCCATCGTGTTCCTTTCTGCCTCACGGAAACAGCCATCAGAGTCCGAAGAGAGCTAAATCCTCTTCTGACTGTCCTGAAGACCAGATTAGTGGGGCTCCAGATGTAGCAGGTGAAGACAGAAGTGAAGGGATCTCAGAAGCTTCCTCCTTGAACTCTAGATTAGTAGAAAGAATGTCTTCAGATAATGTCATAGCATTGATAGGTCAAGAGATATTCTGGAAAACAAGAAGAACCATTGCACA CCAGCAGCGGATCTTTGCAATACAACTATTTGAGCTACACAGACTAACACAG GTTCAGAAAATGATAGCCAGATCACcagatatatttttcaaagacaACTTCTATCTCCACCAACCTTCtatcaaattttcttctttgaagAATTTAGCATGTGATGATGTTCTTGAACCTCCTGTCGTGGAACAAAAAATTTCTACAAAACCAAACAATTTTGAGCTTACGACAGATAATGTTTATCTTCCCCTCCGCAAAGATAATGATAAGAAGAATATACCACAGCAGTCATCACAAAAACTAAATGTAGGGACACCAACATCGAGATCTTTTTTATCGGATCCAAAATTAGCACCTCGATCCTTCCAACCTCCTCCTGGATATCAGTGGTTAGTTCCAATAAGGTCACCTTCTGAAGGACTTATTTATAAACCTTATACAGGACCTTGTCCACCGCCTGGAGGGATCATAGCGCCAGCTTATGGTAGTTGCAGGCCTGTGACCTTATCTCCACCTATAGGTGGAGACTTCGCGAATGTGCCTTATAGTGTACCGACTTCCCACAAGCAGGGTGCTGGGATTTTTCCTGGTCCTGCACTCTTTGATCCATCCTGCATTCAACCGTATTCCATGCCTATGATAAAGCCATCTGCTTCAAGTTCAGCTATCGAGCAAATGAATCCACTTTCCAGGATCAGGTCAAGTGAGAAGGAGAATAGTCCATTTATGCATGAAGTCAACTTAGTTAGGCCTCATCAAAAATCATGCAACATATCATGCCAGAAGAGTGCGGTCATGTCAGATTGTGATCGAATTATTCAGGCGGATAGAGGGAGTGACATGCAAGGAAGTACCGCAAGTAGTCCTCCTGAGAGGGTGCAAAGGGGTGCACTTTCTCTTTTTCCTGTCACACCAACTGCAAAATGTTCAGATCAACCAGTTCAAGATAACGACATGGAGCAGCAAATTCAAGTCATCAAGGTTGTGCCCCATAATCCAAAGTCAGCATCTGAATCTGCAGCGCGGATTTTTAGATCTATACaagaagaaaggaaaatgaATTACTAG
- the LOC107023922 gene encoding ELF3-like protein 2 isoform X2: MRHPDVPPLKSLNPQVLCLKGNLHATSQLNPIQRHSLSYYNSNPSANKLGRENDFCGPNFVTSGKPLYHGNIHKSADKEKMVITNSKPSLKFQSVFEKQYKDTDRMQLNCREHSGSQAGDPAKYQKREHCVKLPAPHLSTIETTVVHEAPNPGHSKLNISKSFVSSAPENRCGLVGDLNRCSDSNSESDEDSWILHKRKAAEDVTNAKHEDASTKRCASIMEGPSCSFLPHGNSHQSPKRAKSSSDCPEDQISGAPDVAGEDRSEGISEASSLNSRLVERMSSDNVIALIGQEIFWKTRRTIAHQQRIFAIQLFELHRLTQVQKMIARSPDIFFKDNFYLHQPSIKFSSLKNLACDDVLEPPVVEQKISTKPNNFELTTDNVYLPLRKDNDKKNIPQQSSQKLNVGTPTSRSFLSDPKLAPRSFQPPPGYQWLVPIRSPSEGLIYKPYTGPCPPPGGIIAPAYGSCRPVTLSPPIGGDFANVPYSVPTSHKQGAGIFPGPALFDPSCIQPYSMPMIKPSASSSAIEQMNPLSRIRSSEKENSPFMHEVNLVRPHQKSCNISCQKSAVMSDCDRIIQADRGSDMQGSTASSPPERVQRGALSLFPVTPTAKCSDQPVQDNDMEQQIQVIKVVPHNPKSASESAARIFRSIQEERKMNY, from the exons ATGAGACATCCTGATGTTCCACCACTCAAGTCGCTAAATCCTCAAGTTTTATGTCTTAAAGGGAATTTGCATGCTACATCTCAGCTTAATCCCATTCAGCGACACAGTTTATCATACTATAATAGTAACCCTTCTGCCAATAAATTAGGAAGGGAAAATGATTTTTGTGGTCCAAATTTCGTCACATCAGGGAAACCTCTATATCATGGTAACATACATAAAAGTGCAGACAAGGAAAAAATGGTTATAACAAACTCCAAACCTTCTTTGAAATTTCAAAGCGTTTTCGAAAAGCAATATAAGGATACAGACAGGATGCAACTAAATTGCAGGGAACATAGTGGAAGTCAAGCTGGAGATCCAGCAAAGTACCAAAAGAGAGAACATTGTGTTAAACTACCTGCTCCTCATCTGTCAACTATAGAGACAACTGTGGTGCATGAAGCTCCAAATCCAGGACATAGCAAGCTAAATATTAGTAAATCATTTGTATCAAGTGCTCCAGAAAATAGATGTGGTCTAGTAGGTGACTTGAATAGATGTAGTGATTCCAATTCTGAATCTGATGAAGACTCTTGGATTTTACACAAAAGGAAGGCTGCAGAAGATGTTACTAATGCGAAGCATGAAGATGCCTCGACTAAGAGATGTGCTTCAATAATGGAAGGTCCATCGTGTTCCTTTCTGCCTCACGGAAACAGCCATCAGAGTCCGAAGAGAGCTAAATCCTCTTCTGACTGTCCTGAAGACCAGATTAGTGGGGCTCCAGATGTAGCAGGTGAAGACAGAAGTGAAGGGATCTCAGAAGCTTCCTCCTTGAACTCTAGATTAGTAGAAAGAATGTCTTCAGATAATGTCATAGCATTGATAGGTCAAGAGATATTCTGGAAAACAAGAAGAACCATTGCACA CCAGCAGCGGATCTTTGCAATACAACTATTTGAGCTACACAGACTAACACAG GTTCAGAAAATGATAGCCAGATCACcagatatatttttcaaagacaACTTCTATCTCCACCAACCTTCtatcaaattttcttctttgaagAATTTAGCATGTGATGATGTTCTTGAACCTCCTGTCGTGGAACAAAAAATTTCTACAAAACCAAACAATTTTGAGCTTACGACAGATAATGTTTATCTTCCCCTCCGCAAAGATAATGATAAGAAGAATATACCACAGCAGTCATCACAAAAACTAAATGTAGGGACACCAACATCGAGATCTTTTTTATCGGATCCAAAATTAGCACCTCGATCCTTCCAACCTCCTCCTGGATATCAGTGGTTAGTTCCAATAAGGTCACCTTCTGAAGGACTTATTTATAAACCTTATACAGGACCTTGTCCACCGCCTGGAGGGATCATAGCGCCAGCTTATGGTAGTTGCAGGCCTGTGACCTTATCTCCACCTATAGGTGGAGACTTCGCGAATGTGCCTTATAGTGTACCGACTTCCCACAAGCAGGGTGCTGGGATTTTTCCTGGTCCTGCACTCTTTGATCCATCCTGCATTCAACCGTATTCCATGCCTATGATAAAGCCATCTGCTTCAAGTTCAGCTATCGAGCAAATGAATCCACTTTCCAGGATCAGGTCAAGTGAGAAGGAGAATAGTCCATTTATGCATGAAGTCAACTTAGTTAGGCCTCATCAAAAATCATGCAACATATCATGCCAGAAGAGTGCGGTCATGTCAGATTGTGATCGAATTATTCAGGCGGATAGAGGGAGTGACATGCAAGGAAGTACCGCAAGTAGTCCTCCTGAGAGGGTGCAAAGGGGTGCACTTTCTCTTTTTCCTGTCACACCAACTGCAAAATGTTCAGATCAACCAGTTCAAGATAACGACATGGAGCAGCAAATTCAAGTCATCAAGGTTGTGCCCCATAATCCAAAGTCAGCATCTGAATCTGCAGCGCGGATTTTTAGATCTATACaagaagaaaggaaaatgaATTACTAG
- the LOC107023923 gene encoding glycosyltransferase BC10-like — MGILENGKDNKPLSLKVLQFLLLFLGLGIALSILSMFMLRFSELKNVLPVVQSRINPCFEQQNSLENWIKPLSNLHHSMNDAELFWRASFVPQMKKLPFKRTPKIAFLFLTRGPLPLAPLWERFFKGNEELYSIYIHNLPSYKPDFPISSVFYGRQVPSQVAEWGKVSITDAERRLLANALLDISNEWFIILSESCIPLHNLSVIYRYISESKYSFVNVFDDPSPVGRGRYNWKMSPVVKITQWRKGSQWFEVNRKLAVDIVTDDIYYPKFKQFCKPACYVDEHYFPTMLHIQSPHLLTNTSLTWVDWHRGGAHPATFGKADVTDKFMKQLLEGQRRCVYSNQTTSYCLLFARKFSPSALDPLLKLSSKYLGF, encoded by the exons ATGGGGATTTTGGAGAACGGCAAAGACAACAAGCCTTTATCATTAAAAGTGCTTCAGTTTCTCTTgttgtttttgggtttaggaatTGCTTTATCAATTTTAAGTATGTTTATGCTTAGATTTTCAGAATTGAAAAATGTACTCCCTGTGGTACAATCTAGAATAAATCCATGTTTTGAACAACAAAATAGTTTAGAGAATTGGATTAAGCCTCTATCGAACTTGCATCATTCAATGAATGATGCTGAGCTTTTTTGGAGAGCTTCATTTGTTCCTCAAATGAAAAAATTGCCTTTTAAGAGAACACCGAAAATCGCGTTTTTGTTCTTAACGAGAGGGCCTCTCCCTTTGGCTCCGTTGTGGGAGAGGTTTTTCAAAGGGAATGAAGAGCTTTATTCAATCTACATTCATAATTTGCCATCTTACAAACCTGATTTCCCAATTTCATCTGTGTTTTATGGCAGGCAAGTTCCTAGTCAG GTGGCAGAGTGGGGGAAAGTTAGTATCACTGATGCTGAAAGACGGCTTCTTGCTAATGCATTGCTTGATATCTCCAACGAATGGTTTATAATCCTATCAGAGTCGTGCATTCCTCTCCACAACTTGAGTGTTATCTATCGATACATATCAGAATCCAAGTACAGTTTTGTGAATGTGTTTGATGATCCTAGTCCTGTTGGAAGAGGGCGTTACAATTGGAAGATGTCACCTGTGGTTAAAATCACTCAATGGCGTAAAGGATCTCAGTGGTTTGAAGTTAACAGGAAATTGGCTGTTGACATTGTTACAGATGACATATACTACCCTAAATTCAAACAGTTCTGCAAACCAGCATGCTATGTTGATGAACACTATTTCCCAACAATGCTGCACATCCAATCCCCTCATCTCCTGACAAATACGAGTCTCACTTGGGTAGACTGGCATAGAGGCGGTGCTCATCCTGCTACATTTGGAAAGGCTGATGTTACAGATAAGTTTATGAAGCAACTTTTGGAAGGCCAGAGGAGATGTGTCTACAGTAACCAGACGACTTCATATTGTCTACTTTTTGCTAGAAAATTTTCTCCCAGTGCATTAGATCCTTTATTAAAACTATCGTCCAAGTATCTAGGCTTCTGA
- the LOC107021193 gene encoding 60S ribosomal protein L28-1-like, protein MTTVPGQLVWEIVKKNNSFLVKEFGNGTAGVVFSKEPNNLYNLHSYKHSGLANKKTVTIQPGGKDQSVLLATSKTKKQNKPSSLLNKSVMKKEFRRIAKAVSNQVADNYYRPDLKKASLARLSAVNKSLKIAKSGVKKRNRQA, encoded by the exons ATGACGACAGTTCCAGGGCAACTGGTTTGGGAGATCGTCAAGAAAAACAACTCATTTCTGGTGAAGGAGTTTGGTAATGGTACCGCCGGTGTCGTATTCAGCAAAGAGCCTAACAATCTTTACAATCTTCACTCTTACAAGCATTCTG GCCTAGCAAACAAGAAGACTGTGACCATCCAGCCTGGAGGCAAAGATCAATCAGTGTTGCTTGCTACTTCAAAGACCAAGAAACAGAACAAGCCTTCAAGTTTGCTGAATAAATCTGTAATGAAGAAGGAGTTTCGGCGCATTGCCAAGGCTGTATCAAACCAG GTAGCAGATAACTATTACAGGCCAGATCTGAAGAAGGCATCCCTTGCAAGATTGAGTGCTGTGAACAAGAGTCTCAAGATTGCAAAATCTGGTGTCAAGAAGAGGAACAGGCAGGCCTAG
- the LOC107023737 gene encoding ESCRT-related protein CHMP1A-like has translation MGNAEKLMNQIMELKFTSKSLQRQARKCEKDEKSEKLKVKKAIEKGNMDGARIYAENAIRKRSEQMNYLRLSSRLDAVVARLDTQAKMTTISKSMSSIVKSLESSLNTGNLQKMSETMDSFERQFVNMEVQAEFMESSMAGSTSLSTPEDQVGSLMQQVADDYGLEVSVGLPQAAGHAISSKDEEKVSEDDLSRRLAELKARG, from the exons ATGGGAAACGCCGAGAAATTGATGAATCAGATCATGGAGCTCAAGTTCACATCGAAGAGTCTCCAACGCCAAGCCCGAAAATGCGAGAAAGACGAAAAGTCTGAGAAGCTTAAGGTCAAGAAGGCCATCGAGAAAGGTAACATGGACGGCGCTAGGATTTATGCTGAAAACGCCATCCGCAAGCGCAGCGAACAGATGAACTATCTCCGTCTCTCCTCTCGCCTTGACGCCGTTGTGGCTCGTCTAGATACTCAG GCGAAGATGACGACAATCAGCAAGTCAATGTCCTCGATCGTCAAATCACTGGAGTCTTCACTCAACACAGGGAATCTACAGAAAATGTCAGAGACAATGGATTCATTCGAGCGTCAGTTTGTGAATATGGAGGTTCAAGCTGAATTTATGGAGAGTTCTATGGCTGGAAGTACTTCCTTATCGACCCCAGAGGACCAGGTGGGCAGCCTGATGCAACAGGTGGCTGATGACTATGGACTCGAGGTGTCCGTGGGGCTTCCGCAAGCAGCAGGCCATGCTATATCTTCTAAGGATGAGGAGAAGGTCAGTGAGGATGATCTGTCCAGGCGTCTTGCCGAGCTCAAGGCGCGTGGGTAA
- the LOC107021665 gene encoding dof zinc finger protein DOF3.1-like encodes MQDPSSIYSQINHQFPDQQVLKCPRCDSINTKFCYYNNYNLSQPRHFCKNCKRYWTKGGILRNIPVGGSSRKNTKRSSSNSCKRSTNSSSTSSEQNSKTEHFDTPVVQNSPIVDANGPFGSLLASNGPEIGNFLDVLNHNGPNSGSDAAAAQSGNSNNNHEFLGEDSNCWNGTNGWADLAIYNPGSTFQ; translated from the coding sequence ATGCAAGATCCATCATCAATATATTCACAGATCAATCATCAGTTCCCAGATCAACAAGTCTTGAAATGCCCTAGATGTGATTCAATCAACACAAAGTTTTGTTACTACAACAATTACAATCTTTCTCAGCCACGCCATTTTTGTAAGAATTGTAAAAGGTATTGGACTAAAGGAGGTATTTTGAGGAATATTCCGGTTGGTGGAAGCTCTCGTAAGAACACAAAACGATCTTCTTCGAATAGCTGTAAACGCTCGACGAAttcatcttcaacttcatcagaacaaaattcaaaaacagaGCATTTTGATACCCCTGTTGTTCAGAACAGCCCGATTGTTGACGCCAACGGGCCTTTCGGCTCGCTACTGGCATCAAACGGGCCGGAGATAGGGAATTTTTTAGATGTTTTGAATCATAACGGGCCCAATTCGGGCTCAGACGCTGCTGCCGCTCAAAGTGGGAATAGTaataataatcatgaatttttggGTGAAGATTCTAATTGTTGGAATGGTACTAATGGTTGGGCTGATCTTGCTATTTACAACCCAGGTTCAACCTTTcagtaa